The genomic segment TCAATGTGGGTTTCACCACCAGAGCTACGCTAAACTGGCTCCTTGAGGCTGGAGAGGTCACATCACAGAAGGCTCAACAATTCCAGCAGGCAGCACTGGCCTTTTTGGTCGGAGCTGTGGAGTATGCCATGGATAAACTTCCGTTGAAAGATGCTCTCCTGAAGCATGCCAGATTTATTGATGTGCAGCTAAGAGCTGAGTGTGGGGTTGAAGATGCCCTATACTTTGTAGATTGAGGGTATTTTCGATGGTTGGTTTGAACAAAACTTCAATACGAAACAGTTTGTCTCTGGATGGGACATTGTCCTCAATCATGACCCTGAAAATGGCTGGGCTTGAGCCGAACTGTTTCAAATGGGAGCCAACACCACAAATGATAAAGGAGTCCAAAACACTTACAACAAACAACACCAGTCATaatctgtctctctcgctctctcgctctctctctctctctctctctctctcacaaacattcgcactcaaacacacacacacacacacacacacaaattttgtAAATGGAAATTGAATAAACACTTTGAATTTGGTTAAATTGTCAGTGTCATGTGTCAAATATTTtcttctggggggggggggggggttgtcactCTTGCCTGtcttcaaaacttgagagccctgcagCTGATGCTGAACGATCTAAttacaacagtgtgattatatcaaatatataaaaaatattattctgctggttttttttggttgtttggaagctgcatttagaaccaaacttggctcagaaatctttcaatgggcatgacgcctctgccctcgatgcctgtgaaacgtttctccctcaaacagcacactaacgttactctacactacaggctacacaccgcaatataaacaacatatctgcatgttctcacatcacgtcgttcttgtaaaataataataagtgaatgaatatcaaaatcacttcgctgagaatgaaacaccacttaccagcttgcgcggtgttgaaaataatatcctctgacaattaaaaaatgcgcgtccAGCGTGACGAATCATCCCGTTAGGATGAGGAGGTCGTCgtcgtcgtcaggtcaaaggtcatgttggtcatcttattgacggctaaattattattcaaaattgtactaatatttagattgggcatgagcaggcattcacaaaaggaaacgttatgacaaaaaaaataaaataagaggacattttgctttgacaaaagggcactttgggcaccaaagtgcaaaggggcaggtgctcaagcagaagtcagggggacagaaattacacacacacacatacatatatatatatatatatatatatatatatatatatatatatatatatatatatatatatatatatatatatatgtatatgtatatgtgtgtgtggtgaagtgctcctttttgttttaaatgaaccCACCCCATGAGTATTTAGTGGGCCGTGGTTGGTCTATATAAAGGGTATCCCCAGAGCGTCAGCCGAGCGTGCACACTAATTCTTGAAGTCTCTGTGTCTCAGTATTctgtgatgaatagaaggatccaaagatcagcattaatgtcaaataaaaaaacctttcgcaacattatacactattccattcaaaagcttagattcagtataatttcaattttttggaaaatacattatagaaattcatacttttttttttttgtaaggattatttaaattgaaaaaaaagggaAGGCATAATTTtcctaaatatttctatttcagattaatactgttcttctgaactttctaaaaacttttctgttttttttttttttagcagcaaatcggAATATCAGAATtagtgtgactggagtaataatgaaaaaaaaaatctgctttgaaatctcaataaattacattttgaaatatattaaaatagaaaacagttatataaaatagctagtaaaaatatttcaaaattttattgttttgctgtactttggatcaactaattgcaggcttggtgaacagaagagacttactGTTCGaaaacttctgactggtagtggatactatatgcaacttaaatttttctctaatttctgCCTTTTAATTGGCtttgaaatctataactgctAGACAatattatatactacaaacactttttttttatcacataataaggcagaataacTTCTATACTGGAATAATAGCATTTTTCATATACTTTATCACCtcctggagatgacttgaaaaaaaaaaaaatattgtcgcAATCGTATGTTTATTGTCTTCATGTTTCCAAAAGTGTCTGTTTTTCTCATAGACTGTAAAAGGTTTTTatgtgaaaacaactgttttcatacagtgatagtccatattaggagtttcctggtaTGACTTTCTGCACGAGAGTGCGCTGCGGCTTCGAgtataaacaaaacacacactgcatgagTGTTTAGCGCTCCGTGATGTAAATCTCGccttctgggtccgaataaaatatcaggtcatTCGTCACAGAATGAATTCTGAGATATTTAAagtggggggacacgtccccgcGTAATCTATGCCCCTGTTCCACCCTGTTagacagtcattttaaataattatttgacaGCAATGTTAAATGTTTGGCATACTTTAGTCTTATGTTGTGAGGTGAGCAGCACTTACAGCTTTTATGTTTTTGTgctaaattttgtattttttacaacCCTGTTTGCGAAAATTGACACAAAAAGTACTTCTTCTTAATAATTAAGACATATTCTATTAATCaataattttgttattgtttaaaaaaaaaataaaaaaaaaaattagatggcATTAGGGACTATCCAAGAAAAGCtcataattttttaacatttacatttttaacatgttttgaTAACTATATATATGTCCCTAACAGGGTGGAATATGTTCATGGCCAATGTCTGAACAATCTACCCATAATTAATTTTTGAGTCACCAAGCTTGACATATATGCATTCCTAATAGTTAATTATGTCACTATTTTGGTAGAAtgcaaaaaaaaccccacaaaaaTCATGTAACTTTTTTCCCAACACTTATGGAATGACCCACTTAATAAGACTCACTTAATTAAGACTGATCTCTTTTAATAGATTAGTGGATATAGGGTCTAACACACATTgtgtaaaacacacattttcagtaaatttgtgtttttcactcagttttatttatttattttattttttaaatagaaaaaagtttatttattttatgacctGGTTCTATGAAGAACTAAAAATGGTTGTTCTGTGGTGTCACTCTGAAAACAcccttttgaaacctttatttttaggttGAATTGCTCAGATTTTGTTCTTTCTCCAGGTTTAACATGTCATAATGATTACCACAACACCTTCAATTGTGTTTGGAACACCTCAAAACTGGATGTGATCCCTCCAGTCCAGCCAGAGACCATCTGTTGGATTCATGTAATGGTTAGGAAGACGTAAGGAAAAATGTGATTTCATAACATATTTAGCTTGTGATTAAGCAATCAGCCTTCATATTATATAGGATCCAGAGCTAATGAATGTAGAACAGTTTTCATGTTCCTTTCACTTAATTGTACTAATTAATTTGTTGGTTAGTTTGTGAGGTGAATCTAGAAAAAACCTAATGGGTATgtgctttattattatatttgaaaattgtttgaattgaatttgaaattttgaacttttttttattttaggcgtCAGACTAAAGAGATGGTGCAGATGTTTGCAGACCCGGCACAGCCTCATATACGCTCTGCCACAGTGGGTTTTAAAAGACAGGTGACTGACGGCATGTGTTTTGAGATGTTAAAATGCAGATTCATTGAGTAGAACACCAAACAAACATATGACAAGTCATACAATGTATTATGTCTTTCTCTTCAGATTAATTTACCTACAATATCATTGGGGACCACATTACATGAAGAAGTCCATTGTGACAACTACACAAATCCCATGGCTGAAATAGCACCACATAATTCAAAAAACAGTGGTGAGTCAAATATAATAACTCCCACATTCTGGAACAAAAGCTAGAGAGTGTATGATTGGAAAAGGGCTGCATATCAATCACTAATATTTACACATGAGAAGCAGGAATCAATTAGTGTAAACAAAGAGTTTATTATTTAACGAGAGAATCTTTGTCACGGCTTCAGTTCTGGCTCTAATATGACCAGTTGATCAGCACTGATAACTGTGTGCATGAGCGAttatgatgtgtttgtgtgtgcagcagTGAAAGCAGCTCCTCCTGAGGGAGTGGAAGTTCATGGGATCAATGCTTCATGGAGCTTTGTTCCTCCAAGAGGTTCtttacagaaatataaagagtttGAAGTCCAGTACAGATCTGCTGCTCAGAGCTGGAAGGTGAGCATATCAACTTCTCTTATGTCAACCTCTTTTTTTCCATAATTTTTCTTTGACAATTGCTTATATATGATTTATGAAACTGTGGATTCTTTTCTCTAAACTCTACACCACACATCTCTTGCAACTCACACAAGTCACAGATGATTACCTTATACACACCAGTTACACAGGGATGTCAAACACAGCTAACTTATCCATGTTCAGTCTGCTCTTAAATACTGTATACAGCATATTCAGCAATAGAAACAAAGTTTCAAATGGTGGATTTTCAAGAACTCATGAGCTGTCAATGTCTAATGTGCAGAAAAGTGTTCAGTGTTTTGCAAAAAATGTTATTTCACATTTGCAAATTGATAATGGGCTTGcagttttgctgtctttgtttgaGGATGCATTACTAGGAGTGTGTCTTGAGTGCCTTTAGTGTGTAAGTGATTGTAAAACAAACTGCAATGGTTAAAGACAGAGGATGATTAGATGATGTGCATCTGAACGCAGATTCAGATCTCACTGTGACTCTATTAGCGTTCATCACAGCAGAAATGCTTCATTGTGTCAATGTCTGTGTAGGATGTGGCAAACGATACCATTAACACTAATGAAACTCAAATCAAGCTGCCAGAGGACCGTTTGCCCTCAAATCAGCAGTACGTGATCAGGGTGAGAGTCAGGTATCAAAAGAAACTCCTGCCCAATGCCGTGTGGAGCGACTGGAGTGAAGAGTACAACTGGACGTCTACTGTGGGTCAGAGACACCACACACAAGGCAACACACACCTgtctgacacagacacacacacactcactcactcactcaatcacacaTTCATGTACTGCTATACTCTAACGCTCTCATCAGCCTCTACAGAGATCTTCCAGCTGGAATCATCTGTAGCCGGGATCACGCTCACAGTAATCACTCTGGCCATCatattaaccctctgaggtctatgGGGTTTTGgagcctggagaagttttgacatgccatgacttttgtgcatttttcagtTGCTTCTAAACATATACATTGCTAAATTCTGATAATACTGTATTCAGTACAAACTGAGctacaataatatgtaaatagcatgtatgtacatgattttgtttttgagaaaacaatgtttatgtgtggttagtgaaaaactatcattttgaagtcactgaaataaggtcataaaacacatacagaaaatttgttcacaagactgtcaaacctgaagcttgtagcctagaatttttgcttaaaaatgatgttaaaatcatcttgtttactcactcaaagaaaacaatagattgatttaaattttctaagacactttttgtttctaAAGGGCATATGCGATTAtgataatgagctgcataatatggaatatatttaattatcccacaaaataacttgagattcacttgcaagtgcagttaaacagtttattaggaacaatcaaagatgactttcaaaactgatttttttttttttgcatcattactacagtcacacaatccttcagaaatccttctaatattcagattttctacaaataaataaataaataaatattgtttttaatgttattactattattaatgttaaaaagagctgagaatatatatatatatatatatatatatatatatatatatatatatatatatatatatatattttttttttttttttttttttttttttttttttgtaaatttaaagaacagcattgtcgtataaataacatttatcataTAAATCAGTTTTATGTATCATTGTGTGTGCTGCATAAAAGACTCCAAGCATTTGAATAGTGTACATTGTTAAACTTGGAGTAAGacttgatgctgaaaatgtagctttgatcacaggaatacatttaattgtaaaaaaaaaattgaaatagaaagctgttattttaaattgtaaaaatattgaataattatTACTGCTTTAGCAAACTGCTATTGACTGGTATTTTGTCcagttgaaatatataaatggaCATATCAAAACTAGCATTTTCAAAGGGTatattcagattacttgttaaagtgaaatgaaataccttatatctgcagatgatgaatgtctgtttgtggatggagactttgtaacggccaaaactatgtattttacaTTCATCACATTATAGTGCAGTGTGCCTTTTAAGAGACTGATCACTGATTAATTTATAACGCACATTATGTGGTGATGAGGACCAgtatggatgataagttcgctctaccacctttttattattttgtctttactatatttgtaatgccaagaaagagttaatctctcatgtgaGAAGAGCATGTTGTtgtgtaccagccattaaatgtgtgggacactaCCTCCTcattttctatctctttcatttaatggatttaatgagttatccgagtcaaagcaTTACTACTTATTCACCGACTACAGGCTCTAatactcttgtttttgtgacatatcaggacacaactctgtataatgtcatgggtatgacacaggtattacaaggagagggtgacttatgagcacataacccatgtccccatttttcaaaacgcttataaatcatacagaatgagtttgtttgagaaagtaaaaatgcacaaagtttcctgtgagggttagcgttaggtgtagggttggtgtagggccatagaatacagtttgtacagtataaaaactattatgcctatgggatgtcctcacttttcacaaaaacaaacgtgtgtgtgtttgttatatgtggtgctgaagtgaaacagctgggcagtttgatagccaaattataataggccgcctaataataataataatattttcttgattATCGACAGACACATCGATACACGATTCTACCATCTATAGGCACAACCCTACATGATGCATTAAACATTGGCGATAAATGCATGAAATCGCCCTGGTGTGCACGAGCCTTAAGGTTACACTACCAGATGGTTCCATTAAGCAATTTGGGCAAACTGTATCAGATTGTTAAGTGCAGTTTTCCCAAAACTGTCAATATATATGCTGTTAAATAGAATAAACTTCAAATATATGGCACATGCGACACAAACCCAGACAGCAAAAATCACCTGGCCCAAATCTGGCCAGAACCAATCAGAAGATCTGGTCCATATCCACGCACAACGGGCCAATGTCGGCACGGATCCATTTTTTCCATATCTGGACCAGAACTGGGCCAGTTCTGGACCGGATGTATATATAtaggcttacacacacacacacacacacacacacacacacaaacacacaagtaaGTTGCATACCacagtaaaagtgttaaattaacactgctcGGAGCATATATGGTCCCACTCTAAAAGAGtgttaaagtaacactgaagcagtgtcaaTATTCATAAGATTATTATGTGATTAAATAAGTGCTGATTGATCATAAGTGATGAACACtggatgttaacaagcagaatcactgaagaaaagagaaacacaagaactactgaTTTTAGCCACAGTCTTAAAACAAAtcaactgaaaaaatatattaaatcgcTCAAAATCTCAGCAGATGATAAATCATGAATTCTGtgtccaaaaaaatattattaagaaTTAATAGAGGTTTAGAtgttacacagcaaaatccccagtgttaatttaacactctgagtgtggactcatataagcACTGaaacagtgttaaaagtaacactgaagcagagttgaagttaatgagataattaagaagttaattgagttatgattgagcattattgaagacacctgatgttagcaagcagaatcaccaaacgagaaaatcaaaatttgtgtgtcaccatgtTCACAGATGTATACAAGTCTTGATAAAACATTTGAAAGCCATGTTAATATCTGAGGAAGATGTAACCAATGTATCATCAATGTATCCTCATGATCCTCTTCACAAAATCACTCACTTATTGCCACCTCTTTCCATGCCTTCTTTCACACCAATAAGCCGAATATTCTTCCTGCTACTTCTATTTTCCTGCTCGTCAACACGAGCCCAAAGTTGCTTAAGTTGTTTAGCACATTTGCTGTTGTCTTCAGCCATGCTCTTCACCTTGTCTTCCATGTCCGAGTTGCAGCCCCTGGCTTCGCTCATCCATATTTGGGTCACAGTCACAGCGTTTTTAAATTATGTCATGTCTGACTTAATAAAAGATACTTCTGCTGCAACACCATTCAAAATAGCTCCCATTTTAGTCATTTCAGCAAGCAGAACGCTTATGTCCATCTTTGGAGTTTCTTCTTGGTTAGCGTTAGCATTGCTAGCTGTTGCAGAGCTAACATTAGCATCACCCACCATAACTGTAGGCAATCGAGTTTGTAAACTCTTCTTCTTGGACCCCATGGACATGTTTTACAGCGATATCAAGTTTGGTGACTTAAGCAGTTACCAACGTCCAGTAACGTGTTGTTTGGAAGAGATTAAGTTGTTTAAAACCACTATTAGTTTGACGGGGTTCGGAGCTGTGCTACGACGCAGCCATTCCCTTGTACCTCACCACGTGACTCCcatgtttcacttttttaatggaattagagAAATGTAATATGTTTATACAAGAATAAAGTTAGCATTAAGCGACTTACATTTTTTAACACAGTGTTGCCTGTTTCTGCTCAGTTTTGCCAATAGAAATTGCTCCAAACAAAGAGCACAGTGCTGTTTTGGTTCTCTGAGCAACACAGAGGATGGTGTTTActtactgaatgaatcagcttgaattattgaatgaatgattcagtgtctcactcattaacacagtcaaatgcttAGTTATTGAATTATTCCATTTGGATGAATCAGTTGACCGCCACctggcatttttttatttttattgaggtTAATTTATGGAGGTTTTAActatcttttcatttttttaaaataattacaaatatcagtattcaacatttttatgtttaaaacaaagcattatttatgcatttgtaactgcagattTAATGCATCCATGTGAGCCGTATTAAACTTTACAGTAAATACATTGAagtgccacttcagatgcagattccagaaatgttttaccAGATGAAGTGGCTCGTATGCTAACCCTAAGATACAAAAAGTAAGAAAGAGTTAAAAATTGAAAAATTTTGCTGCTCAAActgtgtatacatttttttttcaaatagttatttGCTCCTTACCCATTTTCcatttactttcaatacttaagtatgtttaatacagaaaaaataaaataattttcatacttaagtatataataaatatcacatactgtACTTTAAAACTTTTGTCAAGTAAAATCATAAATGGTGGCTTTAACTTTTACCAAAGTCATTTTGAAAGTTAGATATCTGTTCTGTACTCTTACTTAGGTGTGGCTTCATTCtccactgttaaaaataaatcaatattaaaagGTGAAATACCAGAGGATTAAACACAAGTGTAAACTTGCTTCTAATCGAAATGTTATGACACCATGACTACAAGAATGTAGTGGTTTGTTTTCACAGCAAAATCAAAACTTttcaaatgttttgcattattttcatgacaattatacAAATaagttttggttgcactttattttacagtacgtgtactaacatgtacttatagtgtacttacagtatatttatctaagaaagttctggtaatacaaggtaactacatggggtagggttaggtttaggggtaggttcatggttagtacctagttattacatagttattgtaattactataataagtacatagtatgtacatgaggaacaggactgtaaaataaagtgctacctaaatttgtattttctttctttttttattaaatcatggAATTTTATTAAGAAGAATCAGAAATTGTATTACACTTGCAATTATTGGACCAGATCttcttcttaattatttttaatttacttaaagGAAACATGAATGTTTTGTGTAGATTTATATCTCAGTGGGATTATTCCTGGTAAAATATGTCACATGCAAATTTGGGGTAAGatgtaatcataataaaaatatgttacaaagtaaaaattttaacagtataaagtagacttaattttcatttaagtgtAATTGAACTTTTTGATTATGTGTTGAAATATGACCCATAAAAATTTTGTATGGTGTTCATGGTATACAAGTCttgataaaacattttgaaagcCATGTTAATATCTGAAGAAGATGTAACCAATGTATCATCAATGTATCCTCATGATCCTCTTCACAAAATCCCTCACTTATTGCCACCTCTTTCCATGCCTTCTTTCACACCAATAAGCCGAATATTCTTCCTGCTACTTTTATTTTCCTGGTCGTCAACACAAGCCCAAAGTTGCTTAAGTTGTTTAGCACATTTGCTGTTGTCTTCAGTCTTCACCTTGTCTTCCATGTCCGAGATGTGGCCCTTGGCTTCGCTCATCCATATTTGGGTCACAGTCACAGCGTTTTTAAATTCCGTCATGTCTGCCTTAATAAAAGATTCTTCTGCTGCAACACCATTCAAAATAGTGTCATTTTAGTCATTTCGGCAAACAGAAAGCTGACCCATAAAGATTTCGTATGGTGTTCATGGTTctgcagtgagtgagtgtgtgtgtgtgtgtgtgtgtgtgtgtgtgtgtgtgtgtgtgtgtgagagagagatcagGGCCCTTGAGCAAGTGGCCCTCAGTATCTGTACATGTGGTATGTGCTGATCCATGAGGCCGGGAACACCCAGGTCGGGAATCTCTTCAGTAAGGACTCGAGCTGCTCTGATCGCCCATCTGAGCCAGAGATATAATGAGCAGAGATGGCCAGAGAGATCAAGCCCTCATCAGGAGATGCATCTGAGGACTTGGGCGGctaaagacagacaaaaaaaaacacacatgagctCACACAATAAACCCTTTCATACTCCTCAGGTTAAATTTTGACTTGAAACCCACCTGGATCTCAAACCAGAAGTTCCAGGCCGCAGCGTCAAGACCATgagtgtaaaatataaaatacattccACTGAGATTGGACCCTGGTGTCCTGCCACTGAATGACCAGCCGCTCAGAGACGCACCAGTGTGAAGATGCAGGAACAGAGACATGTGACTCGGACCTGAGCAACA from the Carassius gibelio isolate Cgi1373 ecotype wild population from Czech Republic chromosome A15, carGib1.2-hapl.c, whole genome shotgun sequence genome contains:
- the LOC128028726 gene encoding uncharacterized protein LOC128028726; translated protein: MQILAMIMMMILMISSHSALATQSLTCHNDYHNTFNCVWNTSKLDVIPPVQPETICWIHVMVRKTRQTKEMVQMFADPAQPHIRSATVGFKRQINLPTISLGTTLHEEVHCDNYTNPMAEIAPHNSKNSAVKAAPPEGVEVHGINASWSFVPPRGSLQKYKEFEVQYRSAAQSWKDVANDTINTNETQIKLPEDRLPSNQQYVIRVRVRYQKKLLPNAVWSDWSEEYNWTSTVGQRHHTQGNTHLSDTDTHTLTHSLNHTFMYCYTLTLSSASTEIFQLESSVAGITLTVITLAIILTL